One Burkholderia vietnamiensis LMG 10929 genomic window, CTTCAGAAAATTGACGATCGAGATGGCGCTGCCGATCAACGCAATTAGTACGACGATACCGAATGCTGCGGCCAGCTTCCTGCCGACTGTCATGGAGCCCATACGTTCTTCCTCCCCTTGTGTTGTTTCGTTATGTCGGCAAGCAGGAAGACTTACTGTAATTCGCGCTTTCCGTGCCTGAGGAAGTATTCCTCACGATGGCTGAATATATCGGTCAATTCGCCCTGACACGGGGTCGAATCCGGTGACTATCCGTCCTCGCAAACGATCCACGACGTCTAGTCTTTTTATCGGTCGCCGCACCACCGAGGACCTCAACGAACGCGCCCGCACGCTTGCCGACGCGATGCGCGCATGGAAGCTCGACTAGCCGCCGCGGGCGGGCATGCAAACGGGAGAAGGCACCGCATGCGGCGCCCCATTACGCCTCACCGCGCGCCACTGTTGTTCGGAAACCTCATCGCAATGACGAGCCCGCCGTCGGCCGCGTTGGCAATCTGCAGCGTGCCGCCGTGATGGCGAACGAGGCGGCGCACGATGGCGAGGCCGAGGCCGCTGTGCGCGGTGCCGCCGCGCGCCGGATCGAGCCGGACGAACGGACGCAGCACGCGGTCGAGGTCCGGCTCGGACACGCCTGGCCCGTGATCACGCACCACGAGCTCGTAGTGCCCGTCATGCGCTCGCGTGGCGATTTCCACGGGCGGCTCGCCGTAGGTCAGCGCATTTTCGACGAGGTTCGAGAGAATGCGGTCGATATCCACGATGGGCAGCGTGAAGTCCGGCCCGGCGCGCAGATCGAGCGTCACGAGCGCGTCGGTGTCCGCTGCACCGCCGGGAGCCAGCGCGTCGGTGTAATCGCGCCGGCAGTGGGCGTCCACGCTCGTCTGCGGCGAACTTTCAGGGCTTTCGCGGGCGAAGTCCAGAAACTGCGTGATGACGCGCGACATCGATTCGGTGTCGCGCAGAAAGCCGTCGCGATCGCCGGGATCGGTCAGCAGATCCGCACGCACCTGCATGCGCGTGAGCGGCGTACGCAGGTCGTGCGCGATGCTCGCGAGCATCACGGCGCGCTCGCGTTCGGCCTCGGCCAGTTCGCGCGTCATGTCGTTGAAGTCGTCGATCAGTTCGCGCACTTCACGCGGTCCGCGCTTGCGCACGAGGCTCGCATGAACGCCCGTACGATGCTCGCGCGCCGCGGCAGCGAGGTCGCGCACCGTCCCGTTGAACCGCCACGCGAGCATCACCGCGACCACGACGGCAAACGCCAGCGTCAACGCCAGCGCGCCAGTGAAGCGGTAGAGCGGCACATCGGCCTGCGGCAACACGATGCCGCGCGCGCTGCCCGCGGGGAGCACGCGCAGCGTGCCGTCGCCGTCCATTGCCACGTGGGTGCCCGACGGCAGCACGTGCCGCAATTGCCGTTCGATCGGCCCATTGGTGTCGCCGCGAAAGCGCTGCGCGTCGGCGGCCGGCAATTGCTTCAGGTCCGCGAACGAAATACCGAGGATGTCGGCCACCGACCGATCGCCGCCGCTCTCCCGCCCGCCCATGCTCGCGGCAGCCTCCACGACGCGCGAAATATGGAAGGCGGCAAGGCTCGCGCGGCTTTGCTCGATCAGCAGCAGCGACGTGAGGTGAACCAGCACGAGCAGGCCCACCGTGGTTACGACGAGCCGCCCGAACATCGAATCAAACGGATTCTTCATCGGCCGGGTTGTCGGGAATGAACATGTAGCCGATGCCGCGCATGGTCTGCAGCCGTCGGGGATTGGACGGGTCGTCCTCGATCAGGCGGCGCAGGCGCCATACCGGCACGTCGATGCCGCGCTCGGTCACGTCGGCGTCCGGACCGTGGAGCAGCTCGATGAGCCGCGTACGCGACAGCGTTTCCATCGGATGCGAGGCCAGCACTTCGAGCAGCGCGTACTCGCCGCCCGTGAGCTTGACGGGCGCGCCTTCGCACAGCAGCGTGCGCGTCGAGAAATCCAGCTCGAAACGGCCGAACCGGCACGGGGCGCGCTTCTCCTGGACCACCGCGGGCGGCGGCGGCCCCTGCCGGCGCAGCACTGCATGGATGCGCGCGAGCAGTTCCTGCGGCATGAACGGCTTGCCCAGATAGTCGTCCGCGCCCAGTTCGAGCCCCAGCACGCGGTCCACGCCTTCGGCGCGCGCGGTCAGCATGATGACCGGAATCGTGTCGCCGCGCGCGCGCAACTGCTTGAGCGCGGTGAGGCCATCGACGCCCGGCATCATGAAATCCAGCACGATGATGGACGGCCGTTCGCGCTCCAGCCGCCGCGCGAGATTCGTGGCGTCGTGCAGAACGGAGAACGCAATGCCGCGCTGCTGGAAGAACTTGCGCAGCAGGTCGCGCAGTTCGGCGTCGTCGTCGACGAGCAGGACTTGCAGCGCGGAGTCGGGGATGGAAGGTGCGTGCACTTCGGGCATTCAGGGCGGCGTGAGGACGAAATGATGGTAGCCCGGAGAGGGCCCGGCTGGCTTTCGGAATATTACCGAGAATTGCGCCCGCTAACGAAACCCGCACGAAGACCCGGCCGCGACGGTAGTTCGTACGCCGAAAGCCCGGTTCTCTTTCGGCCGTATTCGCGCGTCACGGGACAGTAAGTTTCCGTAAGCACGAAAAAATGCGCCGTCGGTAGCGTTACGCCTTGCCCAGTACCGGTTCCGTCGGGGCGCCACCAAGGTGCGCCGG contains:
- a CDS encoding ATP-binding protein, which produces MKNPFDSMFGRLVVTTVGLLVLVHLTSLLLIEQSRASLAAFHISRVVEAAASMGGRESGGDRSVADILGISFADLKQLPAADAQRFRGDTNGPIERQLRHVLPSGTHVAMDGDGTLRVLPAGSARGIVLPQADVPLYRFTGALALTLAFAVVVAVMLAWRFNGTVRDLAAAAREHRTGVHASLVRKRGPREVRELIDDFNDMTRELAEAERERAVMLASIAHDLRTPLTRMQVRADLLTDPGDRDGFLRDTESMSRVITQFLDFARESPESSPQTSVDAHCRRDYTDALAPGGAADTDALVTLDLRAGPDFTLPIVDIDRILSNLVENALTYGEPPVEIATRAHDGHYELVVRDHGPGVSEPDLDRVLRPFVRLDPARGGTAHSGLGLAIVRRLVRHHGGTLQIANAADGGLVIAMRFPNNSGAR
- a CDS encoding response regulator codes for the protein MPEVHAPSIPDSALQVLLVDDDAELRDLLRKFFQQRGIAFSVLHDATNLARRLERERPSIIVLDFMMPGVDGLTALKQLRARGDTIPVIMLTARAEGVDRVLGLELGADDYLGKPFMPQELLARIHAVLRRQGPPPPAVVQEKRAPCRFGRFELDFSTRTLLCEGAPVKLTGGEYALLEVLASHPMETLSRTRLIELLHGPDADVTERGIDVPVWRLRRLIEDDPSNPRRLQTMRGIGYMFIPDNPADEESV